Proteins encoded within one genomic window of Dyadobacter chenhuakuii:
- a CDS encoding sodium:solute symporter, producing the protein MNPYISLAILVAYFGMLITVSIYTSRGADTNTFFTANRQSPWYLVAFGMIGTSLSGVTFVSVPGAVVNIQFSYFQVVIGYILGYLVIGTVLMPLYYRLNLISIYSYLEQRFGFWSYKTGSGFFLLSRTVGSAVRLYVAAQVLQLALFKPLGIPFEVAVAITIFLIWIYTFKGGVKTIIVTDTLQTFFLITAVILTIMLVSSELNLDGFGDIWNRVQTSGYSKIFYWDTNDPKNFFKQFFAGVFIAIVMTGLDQDLMQKNLTCKNIGEAQKNMFWFTIVLVIVNFLFLSLGALLYVYAEAQGIPAPAKSDDFYPMLALNHLGLVVGITFLLGITAATYASSDSALTALTTAFCIDFMNIEKRPEEQRSTIKFWVHVGFSVVFYLVILIFNKLNSKEVITAVFDLAGYTYGPLLGLFSFGAFLKRPVKDKWVPLVCILAPIITYIINDHSAEWFNGYKFGFERLIINGLITFIGLWLLHDPKAKRYTPNPLVR; encoded by the coding sequence ATGAATCCATATATATCTCTGGCCATCCTGGTTGCTTATTTCGGGATGCTTATAACAGTTTCCATTTACACATCCAGAGGGGCGGATACAAATACATTTTTTACCGCAAACAGGCAGTCGCCGTGGTATCTGGTGGCTTTCGGAATGATCGGGACCTCTTTATCCGGCGTGACGTTTGTTTCGGTTCCGGGGGCGGTTGTGAACATTCAGTTTTCTTATTTCCAAGTCGTTATAGGCTACATTCTGGGTTATCTGGTAATCGGGACGGTGCTGATGCCGCTTTATTACCGGTTGAACCTTATATCCATTTATTCCTATCTCGAACAGCGCTTCGGTTTCTGGTCTTATAAAACAGGCTCGGGATTCTTTTTACTTTCTCGTACAGTTGGCTCAGCAGTAAGGCTTTATGTTGCAGCACAAGTTTTGCAGCTCGCATTGTTCAAGCCATTGGGGATTCCGTTTGAAGTGGCTGTGGCGATAACCATCTTCCTGATCTGGATCTACACATTCAAAGGCGGTGTCAAAACCATTATTGTGACAGATACATTACAAACCTTTTTCCTCATAACAGCCGTTATTCTAACCATTATGCTCGTTTCCAGTGAGCTTAATCTGGATGGTTTCGGCGACATCTGGAACCGCGTTCAGACGAGTGGCTATTCCAAGATCTTCTATTGGGACACGAATGATCCAAAGAACTTTTTCAAACAGTTCTTTGCCGGAGTCTTCATTGCCATTGTTATGACAGGTCTGGATCAGGATCTGATGCAGAAAAACCTGACTTGTAAAAACATTGGTGAAGCGCAGAAGAACATGTTCTGGTTCACGATTGTGCTCGTGATCGTCAACTTTTTGTTCCTGTCACTCGGTGCGCTGCTTTACGTATATGCGGAAGCGCAAGGAATTCCGGCACCTGCCAAATCGGATGATTTCTATCCGATGCTGGCCCTGAACCACTTAGGTCTGGTTGTTGGCATCACATTCTTGCTTGGCATTACAGCAGCCACCTATGCCAGCTCCGATTCTGCATTGACTGCGTTGACCACAGCATTCTGCATCGATTTCATGAACATTGAAAAAAGGCCGGAAGAACAGCGCTCGACCATTAAGTTCTGGGTCCATGTCGGATTTTCGGTAGTGTTTTATCTGGTTATCCTGATTTTCAATAAGCTCAACAGCAAGGAAGTGATCACCGCGGTGTTTGATCTGGCAGGTTACACTTATGGACCTTTGCTGGGATTGTTCTCTTTCGGCGCATTTCTAAAAAGACCTGTCAAAGACAAATGGGTTCCGCTGGTTTGCATTTTAGCACCCATTATTACCTACATTATCAATGATCACTCTGCTGAGTGGTTTAATGGCTATAAGTTCGGTTTTGAACGGCTTATCATCAATGGCTTGATTACATTCATCGGCCTGTGGTTGCTGCATGATCCCAAAGCGAAACGCTACACCCCTAATCCTCTTGTGAGATAA
- a CDS encoding TlpA family protein disulfide reductase, protein MTANSRKFFLIVLLIVAAAAVYYSFVKPIDNKEANVESAAPGQAETASVYLSELRDLEGKPVAMDEDKLVFVNVWATWCGPCNMEMPGIQKLYDKYKAHEKVAFYIISDEDAETVNPFIARKGYKLPFYQFAGAYPPALDGNAIPRTYIIYKGKILVEEVGASQWDRPEITDLIDKQLAEI, encoded by the coding sequence ATGACAGCTAATTCAAGGAAATTTTTTCTCATCGTTCTGCTCATCGTCGCAGCTGCCGCCGTTTATTATTCATTTGTTAAACCCATTGATAACAAGGAAGCTAACGTAGAAAGCGCTGCACCCGGACAAGCAGAAACAGCCTCCGTATACTTGTCGGAACTGCGAGATCTGGAAGGTAAACCGGTGGCTATGGATGAAGATAAGCTGGTGTTTGTGAATGTGTGGGCAACCTGGTGCGGCCCTTGTAACATGGAGATGCCGGGCATTCAGAAATTGTATGATAAATACAAAGCCCACGAAAAAGTCGCATTCTACATTATCTCAGACGAAGATGCTGAAACAGTGAATCCGTTCATTGCGCGTAAAGGTTATAAGCTGCCGTTTTATCAGTTTGCAGGAGCATACCCACCTGCCCTGGACGGCAATGCGATCCCCCGGACTTACATTATTTATAAAGGCAAAATATTGGTCGAAGAAGTTGGCGCTTCACAATGGGACCGCCCCGAAATCACGGATCTGATCGATAAGCAACTGGCTGAAATATAG
- the sucD gene encoding succinate--CoA ligase subunit alpha, protein MSVLVNKNSKIIVQGFTGSEGSFHAQQMIEYGTNVVGGVTPGKGGLSHLERPVFNTVDQAVRATGADVSIIFVPPAFAADAIMEAADAGIGVIVCITEGIPTKDMMQAKEYIKNKNCRLIGPNCPGVITAEECKVGIMPGFIFKKGTIGIVSKSGTLTYEAVDQLTRAGLGQTTAIGIGGDPIIGTTTKEAVELLMNDPETEAIVMIGEIGGSMEADAANYIKSTGNKKPVVGFIAGQTAPKGRRMGHAGAIIGGADDTAEAKIRIMKESGIFVAESPALIGETMLIALGRK, encoded by the coding sequence ATGAGCGTTTTAGTTAATAAAAATTCTAAGATTATAGTTCAGGGATTTACCGGATCGGAGGGCTCTTTTCATGCCCAGCAAATGATCGAGTACGGTACTAATGTCGTAGGTGGCGTAACTCCGGGCAAAGGCGGCCTTTCTCACTTGGAAAGACCTGTTTTCAACACCGTTGACCAGGCTGTGCGTGCTACCGGCGCTGATGTATCTATCATTTTCGTTCCGCCGGCTTTTGCTGCTGATGCTATAATGGAAGCTGCTGATGCTGGAATTGGCGTTATCGTTTGTATCACCGAAGGTATTCCTACCAAAGACATGATGCAGGCAAAAGAATATATCAAAAACAAAAATTGCCGCCTGATCGGACCTAACTGCCCGGGTGTTATTACCGCAGAAGAATGTAAAGTGGGCATCATGCCAGGCTTTATTTTCAAGAAAGGAACCATCGGCATCGTGTCAAAATCTGGAACGCTTACTTATGAGGCTGTTGACCAGCTAACGCGCGCCGGACTTGGACAAACAACTGCAATCGGGATCGGTGGTGACCCAATCATTGGAACTACAACCAAAGAGGCAGTTGAGTTACTAATGAACGATCCTGAAACAGAAGCGATTGTAATGATCGGTGAAATTGGTGGAAGTATGGAAGCGGATGCAGCCAACTACATCAAATCTACTGGAAACAAAAAACCTGTTGTCGGTTTCATCGCCGGACAAACTGCTCCGAAAGGACGCAGAATGGGCCACGCTGGTGCGATCATCGGCGGTGCTGACGATACGGCTGAGGCTAAAATCAGGATTATGAAAGAGTCGGGTATTTTTGTAGCCGAGTCACCTGCATTGATCGGCGAAACCATGCTGATCGCACTTGGAAGAAAATAG
- a CDS encoding MGMT family protein, with translation MKQGYDFFTDVYDVVRQIPAGRATSYGAIAAYLGSKRGARMVGWAMSSGYTEHGLPAHRVVNKQGELSARHLFETPTTMQERLESEGVEVKDGRIQHWEKYFWDPEKELS, from the coding sequence ATGAAGCAGGGATATGATTTTTTCACTGATGTTTACGATGTAGTAAGGCAAATTCCGGCTGGCCGCGCTACTTCCTATGGTGCAATTGCCGCTTACCTCGGCTCCAAACGTGGCGCCAGAATGGTGGGCTGGGCTATGAGCAGCGGATATACAGAACACGGTCTTCCTGCGCACCGGGTTGTGAACAAGCAAGGTGAACTAAGTGCCCGGCATCTGTTTGAGACGCCTACCACTATGCAGGAACGGCTGGAAAGTGAGGGCGTGGAAGTGAAGGATGGCCGCATTCAGCATTGGGAAAAATACTTTTGGGATCCTGAAAAGGAACTTAGTTAA
- a CDS encoding DUF3109 family protein: MILIDNTCISDDIEDQLFVCNLDKCKGACCVEGDSGAPLDEDELAILDEIYPHVEPYLTQAGKDVIAKEGTYTKDWDGDYVTPIINGKECAYALYDERGILKCGIEQAYNDGKIAYKKPISCHLYPIRVTKYEQYHALNYDRWEICSPACSLGEELGVPVYKFLKDPLIRAYGPKWYNQLTQEIEERKESRLREHEAGI, encoded by the coding sequence ATGATACTCATTGACAATACATGTATTAGTGATGACATTGAAGACCAGCTGTTTGTCTGCAATCTGGACAAATGCAAAGGTGCTTGCTGTGTGGAGGGAGATTCGGGTGCGCCACTGGACGAAGATGAGCTTGCTATCCTCGATGAGATCTACCCGCACGTTGAGCCATATCTGACACAGGCAGGCAAAGATGTCATTGCGAAAGAAGGAACATATACCAAGGATTGGGACGGCGACTATGTAACGCCTATCATTAATGGAAAGGAATGTGCTTATGCCCTTTATGACGAAAGAGGCATTTTAAAATGCGGCATCGAACAGGCTTATAACGATGGGAAAATTGCTTACAAAAAGCCAATTTCCTGCCATTTGTACCCGATAAGGGTTACTAAATACGAACAATATCACGCGCTGAATTACGATCGCTGGGAAATATGCAGTCCTGCATGCAGCTTAGGTGAGGAATTGGGTGTTCCGGTTTATAAGTTTCTTAAAGATCCGCTCATCCGCGCTTATGGGCCGAAATGGTACAATCAGCTTACGCAGGAAATTGAGGAGCGCAAAGAAAGCCGACTAAGAGAACATGAAGCAGGGATATGA
- a CDS encoding PorP/SprF family type IX secretion system membrane protein, which produces MTLTFIIRSIKYIRLLAIILLTTSGAMAQKDAQFSLFSLNQLYLNPAAAGADGLTKFQLTHRTQYAGYQGTNISDEGGALSTQLFSFSMPIKNFGIGFYALNDRSGPRTDQDFKLSAAYKIPAFGGNFQVGASAGLFRQSIDYSKLRYQDLDDPLIPTGNISEINPDFSVGARFENETFYAGVSLNHLLEPKYQLGSTTATNPLPKTLYFNAGLNIELGYLLDIQPIVLLKSDISTFSAEGGATVTYNKRYWIGGTYRQQDTYFIVMGGIYLLPDQSLRLSGAYDLVLGGNDSKAPSSFEVMLSYALPSPKFGKKTIIRTPRFRF; this is translated from the coding sequence ATGACTTTGACTTTTATTATTCGAAGTATTAAATATATCCGGCTGCTTGCAATAATACTCCTGACCACCAGCGGTGCGATGGCACAGAAAGACGCACAATTCAGCTTATTTTCTCTTAACCAGCTTTACCTTAATCCAGCAGCTGCCGGCGCAGACGGGCTTACGAAGTTTCAGCTCACGCACAGAACGCAATATGCTGGCTATCAGGGAACAAATATTTCGGATGAAGGTGGTGCATTGTCAACGCAACTTTTCTCATTCAGTATGCCTATCAAGAATTTCGGGATAGGCTTTTACGCACTGAATGACCGCAGCGGCCCGCGTACGGATCAGGATTTCAAATTGTCAGCAGCATATAAGATTCCGGCTTTTGGTGGTAATTTCCAGGTTGGGGCGAGCGCAGGATTATTCAGACAATCAATCGATTACAGCAAATTAAGATATCAGGATTTGGATGATCCGTTGATTCCAACCGGAAACATTTCAGAAATCAATCCTGATTTTTCTGTAGGGGCCCGTTTTGAGAATGAAACATTCTATGCAGGCGTTTCTTTAAATCACTTACTGGAACCAAAATACCAGCTCGGATCAACAACAGCGACTAACCCATTACCGAAGACATTATACTTCAACGCAGGTCTAAACATCGAATTGGGCTACCTTCTTGATATACAGCCAATTGTACTATTAAAATCCGACATCAGCACGTTCTCTGCCGAGGGCGGCGCAACAGTTACCTATAACAAACGTTACTGGATCGGTGGAACTTACAGACAGCAGGACACCTATTTTATTGTGATGGGGGGGATTTATTTGCTACCGGATCAATCGCTTAGGTTATCAGGAGCGTATGATCTTGTATTAGGAGGAAATGATTCCAAAGCACCGTCGTCTTTCGAAGTGATGTTGTCGTACGCGCTGCCATCTCCGAAGTTTGGCAAGAAGACAATCATCCGGACGCCGCGTTTCAGGTTTTGA
- a CDS encoding superoxide dismutase — MNRTDFLKTLAGSSLAMSALSSQAFAKSGEGLPAEMAPFKQAPLPYDFGALEPSIDKQTMEIHYGKHHAAYVKNLNDAVKGTEYEKKSLDDIIKSIGKAPAAIRNNGGGHWNHTFFWEVMGPKKAAAPAGPVADAINGQFGSMDKFKEEFAKAATTRFGSGWAWLVVKDGKLAIGSTPNQDNPLMDVSDFKGTPILGLDVWEHAYYLHYQNKRPDYIKAFWDVVNWDKVAEKMKKA; from the coding sequence ATGAATAGAACCGACTTCCTAAAAACATTAGCAGGCAGTTCATTGGCGATGAGCGCATTGTCCAGCCAGGCATTTGCAAAATCAGGAGAAGGCCTGCCAGCTGAAATGGCACCATTCAAACAAGCTCCGCTGCCGTACGATTTTGGTGCGTTGGAACCGAGCATTGACAAGCAAACCATGGAGATCCATTATGGCAAACACCATGCGGCCTATGTGAAAAACCTGAACGACGCTGTAAAAGGAACGGAATACGAGAAAAAATCGCTCGATGATATCATTAAATCAATCGGCAAAGCACCAGCAGCGATTCGCAATAATGGCGGAGGTCACTGGAACCATACTTTTTTCTGGGAAGTAATGGGACCTAAAAAGGCTGCTGCACCAGCCGGCCCGGTTGCTGATGCAATCAACGGTCAGTTTGGGTCTATGGATAAATTTAAAGAAGAATTTGCCAAAGCAGCAACAACGCGTTTTGGTTCGGGATGGGCTTGGTTGGTGGTGAAAGATGGCAAACTTGCGATCGGCTCGACTCCAAACCAGGATAACCCATTGATGGATGTCTCTGATTTTAAAGGAACGCCTATCCTGGGATTGGACGTTTGGGAACATGCTTATTATCTGCATTATCAAAACAAACGCCCGGATTACATTAAAGCATTCTGGGATGTGGTAAACTGGGATAAAGTGGCTGAAAAAATGAAGAAGGCTTAA
- a CDS encoding DUF4271 domain-containing protein, with the protein MKSISFTLFWAFLIAFSISGTFASGAAKVNPPEQYFPVYDYQNDWLVYNPQYKNYVHFSQGVNEGARYVSLYVDLLKNRRYVLLLKAETESYLFLEGSLQNKINRNEWQELNIDSLYKIYKKDELLLTIYGSAGIGDKSVLLCNKKKLNDPTTIEQAGRNFINIKPITFTPFGNFAAISLILILILSVWIYNANPLSFIRLINPIEFFNNDPRDQLSKINKPYSNTVVFFVIITSMLMSFIVVFFSANKLNVFSVSTILSEKSNTLEILGDFFILSAIFFLLTYVKYICMVMAGNMLNLDKQVDIIFLKIIQSSYLFYAALFLFVFTLSFNHINWLTEMRMYVLAPFLLFYSARFLALYIVTKPPGSLINLYLFSYLCVIEIIPLIVGIKFAL; encoded by the coding sequence ATGAAGTCCATATCTTTTACGCTTTTTTGGGCTTTTCTAATAGCTTTTTCCATTTCCGGGACATTCGCTTCCGGCGCGGCCAAGGTCAATCCTCCCGAACAATATTTCCCGGTTTACGATTACCAGAACGACTGGCTGGTTTACAATCCCCAATACAAGAACTACGTCCATTTCTCCCAGGGCGTAAATGAAGGCGCGCGCTATGTGAGCCTGTATGTTGATCTGCTGAAGAACCGCCGTTATGTCCTGCTTTTAAAAGCGGAAACGGAGAGTTACTTATTCCTGGAAGGATCACTTCAAAACAAAATTAACAGAAATGAGTGGCAGGAGCTGAACATTGACAGCCTCTATAAAATCTACAAAAAGGACGAATTGCTGCTCACTATTTACGGCAGTGCCGGGATCGGAGATAAATCTGTGTTGCTTTGTAACAAAAAGAAATTAAATGACCCTACGACGATTGAACAGGCCGGGCGGAATTTTATCAATATCAAACCCATCACATTTACACCGTTCGGTAACTTTGCTGCAATTTCTCTGATTCTAATCCTGATACTCAGCGTGTGGATTTACAATGCTAATCCCCTGTCCTTTATACGTTTGATTAATCCTATTGAGTTTTTCAACAACGATCCGAGGGACCAGCTTTCAAAGATTAACAAGCCTTATAGCAACACGGTAGTTTTCTTCGTCATCATCACATCCATGCTGATGAGCTTCATAGTCGTTTTCTTTTCGGCCAATAAGCTTAATGTATTTTCTGTCAGCACGATATTGTCTGAAAAGTCTAATACACTCGAAATTCTGGGTGACTTCTTTATCCTTTCCGCGATCTTCTTTCTGCTAACTTATGTCAAATACATCTGCATGGTGATGGCAGGAAATATGCTGAATCTGGATAAGCAGGTCGACATTATCTTTCTTAAAATAATACAATCCTCTTACCTCTTTTATGCAGCATTGTTTCTGTTCGTTTTCACGCTCAGTTTCAACCACATAAACTGGCTGACCGAGATGCGAATGTATGTTCTGGCCCCATTTTTGCTATTCTATTCCGCGAGATTCCTGGCCTTGTACATTGTCACCAAGCCGCCGGGCTCGTTGATTAATCTGTATTTATTTTCGTACCTTTGCGTCATTGAAATAATCCCGCTCATTGTCGGCATAAAGTTTGCTTTGTAA
- a CDS encoding tetratricopeptide repeat protein, translated as MKVLFFGLITFIAILLPGSTFAQRSAAEFFEEGNTRAGTGDFNGAMQAYSTVISMSPEHAPSYFNRGLAKANLKDYRGAVQDYNRAIELNPKEALYYQSRGVSKSLQDDFSSAIEDYSKALELNAEDPKIYYNRGVSYAKLKKHRSALTDLDRALSLNPDELAALYARGNCKQDLQEYAGSLADFTRVIELSPKRTGAYAGRGLAKIELGDFQGAAADFTRAIELSPNESEFYEKRGFAKNKIEDYQGAIIDFDKTIQLNPENYQAFYGRGYAKGKLNDTRGAISDLSTSIDLKNSYIGDPKKITYAGKINREALDGLRDQVQQNIKIEHLSDDRAQAYFVRGINKAKVGETKGAIQDLTTAVELNPTYSTAFFSRAMIRSATGDQMGAVMDFSSSIKLRSDYPEAYYLRGILKNSLGEINDGCLDLSRAGELGYQQAYKVISSYCN; from the coding sequence ATGAAAGTTTTATTTTTTGGTCTGATTACCTTCATTGCAATCCTTTTACCTGGCTCCACTTTTGCTCAACGATCGGCTGCGGAATTTTTTGAAGAAGGGAATACAAGAGCCGGAACAGGGGATTTTAACGGCGCAATGCAAGCCTATTCCACAGTAATTTCCATGAGTCCCGAACATGCGCCGAGCTATTTTAACCGCGGGCTGGCGAAGGCAAATCTTAAAGATTACCGCGGGGCTGTTCAGGACTATAACCGCGCCATTGAGCTCAATCCCAAAGAAGCACTTTATTACCAGAGCCGCGGCGTAAGCAAAAGCTTGCAGGATGATTTTTCTTCGGCCATTGAAGATTATTCGAAAGCATTGGAACTGAATGCCGAAGATCCGAAGATCTACTACAACCGCGGCGTGAGCTATGCCAAATTGAAAAAGCACAGAAGCGCGCTTACCGATCTCGATCGTGCTCTATCACTCAATCCCGATGAACTTGCAGCTTTATATGCACGGGGAAATTGCAAGCAGGATTTGCAGGAGTATGCGGGCAGCCTGGCCGATTTTACACGAGTGATAGAATTGAGCCCTAAAAGAACAGGCGCTTATGCAGGCCGGGGTTTGGCAAAAATTGAGCTAGGCGATTTTCAAGGCGCAGCAGCAGATTTTACGCGTGCCATTGAATTGAGTCCTAATGAAAGCGAATTCTATGAAAAGCGTGGCTTTGCCAAAAATAAAATTGAGGATTATCAGGGCGCCATTATCGATTTTGACAAAACCATTCAATTAAATCCTGAAAACTATCAGGCATTTTACGGAAGAGGTTATGCCAAGGGCAAACTCAATGATACACGTGGCGCAATATCAGATCTTTCAACATCTATTGATTTGAAAAACAGCTATATAGGCGATCCGAAAAAGATTACCTACGCTGGTAAAATTAACCGCGAAGCGCTGGACGGATTAAGAGATCAGGTTCAGCAGAATATTAAGATAGAACATTTAAGCGATGACAGGGCACAGGCATACTTTGTCCGGGGCATAAACAAGGCGAAGGTGGGCGAGACGAAGGGCGCTATTCAGGATCTGACGACTGCTGTTGAGCTTAATCCTACTTATAGCACAGCATTCTTCTCACGTGCAATGATCCGTTCCGCAACGGGTGACCAGATGGGCGCCGTCATGGATTTTTCCAGCTCAATCAAATTGCGTTCAGATTATCCGGAAGCGTATTATTTGAGAGGAATCCTGAAAAACAGCCTTGGTGAAATCAATGACGGCTGCCTGGACCTGAGCAGGGCAGGGGAGTTGGGTTACCAGCAGGCATACAAAGTGATCAGCAGTTACTGCAATTAG
- the azu gene encoding azurin, which yields MKTTKYGVMLLASVLAFGAVTMNTAEAKLPAKAVVSDVKQAKTIVIKGSDAMQFDLKEIKVKAGQKVKLTLTHSGKLAKAAMGHNWVLLKPGTDVAAFGSKAAAARETEYIPASEKASILAHTKLVGGGESDTVEFTAPAKGTYTYICSFPGHYALMKGTFIVE from the coding sequence ATGAAAACGACGAAGTATGGCGTAATGCTTCTTGCCTCAGTTTTGGCTTTCGGAGCGGTTACAATGAACACTGCTGAGGCTAAATTGCCTGCCAAAGCAGTTGTTAGCGATGTGAAACAAGCTAAAACCATCGTAATAAAAGGAAGTGACGCAATGCAGTTTGACCTGAAAGAGATCAAAGTGAAAGCCGGACAAAAAGTGAAGCTTACTTTGACACACTCCGGAAAACTTGCTAAGGCTGCAATGGGCCACAACTGGGTTTTGTTGAAGCCAGGAACTGACGTTGCTGCATTCGGTTCAAAAGCGGCTGCTGCAAGAGAAACGGAATACATTCCTGCATCAGAAAAAGCAAGTATCCTTGCGCATACCAAACTTGTTGGTGGCGGCGAAAGCGACACAGTTGAATTTACTGCACCTGCAAAAGGAACATATACTTACATATGCAGTTTCCCAGGTCACTATGCATTGATGAAAGGAACATTCATCGTTGAATAA
- a CDS encoding uroporphyrinogen-III synthase produces the protein MSDTINFDQERLKKVTSLLVSQSRPADENSPYYELAKKYNIKVDFRPFIQIDGVSYKDFRKQKINILDHTAVIFTSRNAIDHFFRICNEGRVEVPATMKYFCISEQTANYLQKYIVIRKRKIFTGTKTAAELIELMRKHKKEKFLYPCSDVRKNDIPEFADTEEFHFTEATMYQTGSADLSDLEDVYYDIIAFFSPSGIKSLYDNFPDFKQNYTRIAAFGPTTAKAVTDAGLFLDIQAPLPNAPSMTGALDLYIRQANNV, from the coding sequence ATGAGTGATACCATCAATTTTGATCAGGAGCGGCTTAAAAAAGTAACCAGTCTTTTAGTTAGTCAATCCAGACCAGCCGACGAGAATTCACCTTATTATGAATTGGCCAAAAAGTATAACATCAAAGTAGATTTCAGGCCGTTTATACAAATCGACGGAGTTTCTTACAAAGACTTCCGTAAACAAAAAATCAACATTCTGGATCATACTGCGGTCATTTTTACAAGCCGTAACGCCATTGATCATTTTTTCCGGATTTGTAACGAGGGAAGAGTTGAGGTGCCGGCAACAATGAAATATTTCTGCATCTCAGAACAGACTGCCAATTATCTTCAGAAATACATCGTCATTCGCAAAAGAAAGATCTTTACAGGCACCAAGACGGCTGCCGAACTGATCGAGCTGATGCGGAAACACAAGAAAGAGAAATTCCTATATCCATGTTCGGACGTACGCAAAAACGATATTCCGGAGTTTGCAGATACGGAGGAGTTCCACTTCACTGAGGCTACCATGTATCAAACAGGCTCAGCCGATCTTTCTGACCTGGAAGATGTTTACTACGACATTATAGCGTTTTTTAGTCCGTCCGGGATCAAATCATTATACGACAACTTCCCTGACTTCAAGCAAAATTACACCAGAATTGCGGCTTTCGGCCCTACAACGGCGAAAGCGGTTACAGATGCAGGACTTTTTCTGGACATTCAGGCACCTTTGCCAAATGCACCATCCATGACCGGCGCGCTTGACCTTTATATCAGGCAAGCGAACAATGTTTAG
- the recR gene encoding recombination mediator RecR produces MNYPSRLIEEAVSEISRLPGIGKKTALRLALHLLKREEEQTRSLSEALINMRTKTSYCEKCHNIADDRLCNICSSPRRDHSIICVVVDTRDVLAIESTNQYKGLYHVLGGIISPLEGIGPSDLQIDSLIKRIEHPEDSEPVKEIILALSPTMEGDTTAFYLQKKLKSTGVKMSTIARGIPIGGDLEYADEITLGRSIVSRVAYD; encoded by the coding sequence ATGAATTACCCCTCACGTCTTATTGAGGAAGCCGTAAGTGAAATCTCCCGTTTGCCGGGTATAGGAAAAAAAACAGCGCTGCGTCTGGCATTACATTTGCTTAAAAGAGAGGAGGAACAAACCAGATCCCTTTCCGAGGCCCTGATCAACATGCGTACCAAAACTTCGTATTGCGAAAAGTGCCACAATATTGCCGATGACCGGCTATGCAACATTTGCAGCAGCCCCAGGCGTGACCATTCGATCATTTGCGTGGTTGTAGATACGCGAGATGTGCTGGCAATCGAGTCAACCAACCAATATAAGGGGCTTTATCATGTTTTAGGGGGAATTATTTCTCCGTTGGAAGGAATTGGCCCTTCGGACCTGCAAATTGATTCTTTAATAAAAAGAATAGAACATCCGGAAGATTCAGAACCTGTAAAGGAGATCATTCTGGCTCTAAGTCCTACGATGGAAGGCGATACGACAGCTTTTTATTTACAGAAAAAACTGAAATCGACGGGTGTAAAGATGAGTACGATTGCCCGGGGCATCCCTATCGGTGGCGACCTCGAATATGCGGATGAAATCACCCTTGGGCGCAGCATCGTGAGCCGGGTGGCCTACGATTAA
- a CDS encoding ATP-dependent Clp protease adaptor ClpS, whose protein sequence is MQALTDTEVEILDKTVETDVQKLVIYNDDVNTFDWVIDTLMEVCGHTNEQAEQCTLIIHYKGKCSVKEGAFEELTGMRNEICRRGISAEIH, encoded by the coding sequence ATGCAAGCGCTTACAGACACTGAGGTAGAAATTCTGGATAAAACTGTTGAAACGGATGTTCAGAAATTAGTTATCTACAACGACGATGTAAATACATTTGATTGGGTCATAGATACTTTGATGGAAGTTTGTGGCCATACCAATGAACAAGCCGAACAATGCACGCTGATCATTCATTATAAAGGCAAATGCTCCGTAAAAGAGGGCGCTTTTGAAGAATTGACCGGCATGCGCAATGAAATCTGCCGCCGCGGAATCTCCGCAGAAATCCACTAG